The nucleotide window tacacGATTTCTTCTATCACACGAATCGTCAAGTCTGCAATGCAGCGCTAGAGGTGTATGTGCGACGTGCCTACACTTCGTACGAGCTCACCTGCTTGCAGCACTTGGAGTTATCGGGCGGTTTACCGTTGGTGCACTTCCAATTTTTGTTACCCACCGCACATCCTAATAGGTATGtacacaaaattataattatctcGAACattataattgcaattaaaatactAAATTCCATAACTGCTTACAGACTCTTCCCACGCATGCTGCAGGATAACGGCGAACCACCAGAGAAACTTCTTGGCTCATCGTTCATGCGTACTGGTTGCATGGCCGCCTTCGATTCGTTTGATCACTTCGAAATGCACTCGGATGAAATTCTGGATCTGTTGGAGGACTATGCCTCACCTGCCTTTGTTAGCGCAAAGGtaagttaatatttttgtttgtattaaaaaatctccATCACATACCTTTGTCGTTTATTTATTCTCTTAGATTTTGGAAGCTGTTGAGGCCGTTGATTCCATTTCTGATGGCCGCTTGAGCACATCCATCAATGTCTCACTCTCCGATCCAATTACTCGCGCCAACGCCGTGGAAGAGGCAAAATCCACCGAGCCCATACACATTATAAGTGTTGCCGTACGTGATAACGGTGATATGGATGATTTGCAAATGGCGCACATATTTGGTAGCTTCTGTAAGTTGCACCGTGATGAGCTCTTCCAACGCCGCATACGACGCATCACCTTTGCCGCtttgaaaaagtaattaataaatGTCATAAATTCCCTAAATACTGATTTAAttcattatatttgtatttgattgTAGACGCCAATTCCCGAAATTCTTCACTTACCGTGCCCGTGACAATTTCGAAGAGGACAGAATATACCGCCACTTGGAGCCCGCTTGTGCGTTCCAACTCGAACTGAATCGCATGAAATCATATGAACTGGAAGctttgccgacggcaaatcaaaAAATGCATCTCTATTTGGGTAAGGCCAAGGGCTCAAAGAGTCAAGAGGTCACCGATTATCGTTTCTTCATACGCTCCATTATACGCCATTCGGATCTGATCACTAAGGTAGTTATCgaatatattaaagaaatatttttttaatttgtcattAAACCCCGCTTTATCTTTTCTTTTCGTAAAGGAAGCGtcatttgaatatttacaaaacgaAGGCGAACGTGTTTTGCTCGAATCAATGGACGAGTTGGAAGTGGCCTTCTCACATCCGCATGCCAAACGCACCGATTGCAATCACATATTCCTCAATTTCGTGCCAACCGTTATAATGGATCCGGCGAAAATCGAAGAATCCGTTACCAAAATGATCATGCGCTACGGACCACGTCTATGGAAACTGCGTGTGTTGCAAGCTGAGCTTAAAATGTTGATCAGACAATCACCACAATCACCTACACAGGCCATACGCTTGTGCATTGCCAACGATTCGGGTTACTTTTTAGACATTGCCATGTACACAGAGGTCACAGATCCAGATACGGGCATTGTAAGTAGCGCGCATGTCTACTCAGGCTTGAGTTTATGAATACTAACGaatttatatttccatttttttattagatCAAATTCAAGGCCTACGGCGAAAAGCAGGGCTCACTACATGGGCATCCGATTTCTACACCTTACATGACCAAAGATTTCCTGCAACAAAAACGCTTCCAGGCACAACAGAACGGCACCACATATGCCTATGATATACCCGATATGTTCCGTCAAATGACAGAGCGCCATTGGAAGGAATACTCGAAGGCACGCTCCACCGTGGACATAAGAATACCGGACAAAATTTTGCTGGAGTGCATGGAACTGGTGTTGGATGATGATAATCTCGTTGAGATGCAGCGCTTACCAGGCGAGAATAATGTGAGTATTTCATGACCTCATATTAAATTTCAAGACATTAATATTGTCCAATTACTTTCGGAATACAGTGTGGCATGGTTGCCTGGCGCATTGTGCTGGCCACACCCGAGTACCCAGAGGGACGTGAAATGGTTGTGATTGCCAATGACTTGACATCGTTTATGGGCTCTTTCGGCATCAAAGAAGATGTGCTCTTCCATAAAGCATCGATATTGGCACGCGCCAGAAAGGTGCCTAGGGTAAGTTAaatttttcctgtttttttttttactctcttGAGAGAGTTTCTTAATAAATGAAATGCTTGCTTAACATTTCAGATTTACATTTCGGTGAACAGTGGTGCACGTATCGGTTTGGCCGAGGAGGTGAAATCAATGTTTAAGGTGGCATGGGAAGATCCCGAAGAGCCGGACAAGGGTTTCAAATATCTCTACTTGACCACCGAGGATTACACGAAAATCGCCAATTTGAATTCCGTGCGCGCCATACTCATCGAAGATGAGGGTGAACCGCGTTACAAGATCACCGACATCATCGGCAAGGAGGACAGTTTGGGTGTGGAGAATTTACGCTATGCCGGTCTGATTGCTGGCGAGACATCGCAGGCGTATAACGAAATTGTCACAATGTCAATGGTGACGTGCCGTACCATCGGTATTGGTTCGTATTTGGTTCGTTTGGGTCAACGTGTCATACAAATTGATAATTCACACATTATTCTCACTGGTTATGCTGCGCTCAATAAGGTGGGTTGTTCAAATTCTTTGCGCGCTCATTTTTAACGTGGcgtcatttttatatatattattttattttatttaacagttGCTTGGTCGCAAAGTGTACGCTTCCAATAATCAATTGGGTGGTGTGCAGATCATGTACAACAACGGTGTCACACATAAGACTGAAGGTAGATTTcgagattttgtttttattttttgttgttgttatatgcaAATTTAACGCAAACTATTTACCGTTAACAGCCTTGGATCTCGACGGTGTGTATACGCTACTGCAATGGCTTTCATACATTCCAGCATACATCGGTTGTGATTTGCCGATTGTATTGCCAAACGATCGCATCGATCGTTCTATAGATTTTATGCCAACAAAATCGCCATATGACCCCAGATGGATGTTGGCTGGACGCGTAAATCCAGGTAATAATTGAATGCGAgtgtaccaaattttcggttcTGCCCATacttgttattcttattattttctttttgtttgttgttgtatgtataatgtatttcaaatttttctcaTTCGCACCATTATTTAGTTAATCCCAATGAATGGGAGAATGGTTTCTTCGATCGTGACAGTTGGGCTGAGATTATGTCGACGTGGGCGAAAACCGTTGTAACGGGACGCGCTCGCTTGGGTGGTGTGCCGGTTGGTGTTATTGCCGCTGAAACGCGTACGGTTGAAGTGGAATTGCCAGCAGATCCCGCTAATTTAGACTCTGAAGCCAAAGTAAGCATAACGGCGctcgcaacaaaaacaattcgattttaattgaatttctcaCCTTTTAGACACTTCAACAAGCTGGACAAGTCTGGTATCCAGATTCTGCATATAAGACAGCGCAAGCCATTAAAGATTTCGGACGCGAAGAGTTGCCATTGGTTATATTCGCCAACTGGCGTGGTTTCTCCGGTGGCATGAAAGATATGTACGAGCAGATTCTCAAATTCGGCGCTTACATTGTGGATGGTTTGCGTGAATACAAAAAGCCGGTCATTGTCTATCTGCCGCCAAATGCCGAGTTGCGTGGTGGTGCCTGGGCCGTCTTGGATTCGCTAATTAATCCACGTTACATGGAGACCTATGCAGATCCAGAGGCGCGCGGTGGTGTGTTGGAGCCGGAGGGTATAGTCGAGATCAAGTACAAAGAGAAGGATTTGTTGAAGACAATCCATCGCTTGGACACAACGACAATTGCGGTGAGTTAGCGCCaccaacttttttatttttttgttatttttttctctattattatttttaattttttttctttcattttattttttattttattttatttgttttatttttttcgtcatTCACAGCTCAAGAAAGAGTTGGAAGAACTCATCGCTGCCGGTGATAAAATCCAAGCTGCCGTCGTTGAGGAGAAACTAAAGACACGCATCTCACAATTGATGCACGTTTACCACACGGTGGCCGTGCATTTTGCCGATCTGCATGACACACCCGAACGTATGCTGGAGAAGGAATGTATTAGCGAAATTATACCATGGCGCGAGTCTAGACGTCTACTGTATTGGCGCTTGCGTCGTTTGCTGCTCGAGGATGCGTTCATAAAGCGGATAATCAAAGAGCAAGAGAGTCTATCGGTGGGTCAAGCAAAACAAATGTTGCGACGCTGGTTGGTGGAGGATCGTGGTGCCATGGATGTaagtattcaattaaaatcagTGAATGAATCAGTGACATGAAGTAACTTTTTCAATTCTCTCTCCGTTTAGGCGTACATCTGGGATAAAAACGAGGAGATGGTGCATTGGTATGAGGAACAGAAGCGACCAGATTCACTTGTCACCAAGAATATTAACGCTGTGAAACAGGATGCTATAATCTCGAAAATCACCGAAATGCTGGAGGTACtatcatttttacttttatcagtttacatatttacttatattaataatatttctcgTTTATCTTTTAGGATTGCCCGCATGTTGCTTTAGATGCTGTTGTAAGCATATGTCAAGGTCTGACGCCCATGAACCGTGGCGCTGTGGTGCGCACATTAACGCAATTAGAGTTGAATGAGGAGACGACGGCTTCAAATACGCAGGGATGATATCGCGCatattaatgaattaatattgttgtatttgtatatataagacTTGTGTTATGTTGATGCATTGACTTCCAAAACGGTTTATGTGACACAACTACTACAtgcgcacatacaaacatacttattcTATTcatacacaataacaacaactgcaacactCAACGAAGTTTAGTCCCTTACATATGTAGCAAAACTAGCAAAACTGTACTGTTAATACTTTTAGATAAGCGTACATAGGTGAACGAGTGACCAACACATCTCACGTTCACAGCTTCGTGCCGACACACTTCGTATACGCTTTGTTAAtgcaaattgtttaattttctatttcacgctaatttagtttatttttatgtacattggctttattaaataatgaattatttaatataaaatatgcatatgtaactaACGACAGCTTGTTAATGCGTTTactattcatatttattaagaaaGTTACTACCAAAAAAAGAGAATAATAACAACTGAAGGAAAAAAGCAGAATGGCAGCACAATACTAATGACTAGTTacaatttacataatatatacataaattaatacaTAAAGCGGGTTGTCAAACCAtgtttgatatatacatataatttagtACAGTGTATCTTATagcatacttttttttttgaattgttaaaaatgtacaaaaaataatgaaaaataattagaaacaaaaaaaaacaaaaaaccttaaTATATAGTAATAGAAAACTtttcaaatgcatacatactctATTTAGTTGTGTAACAAGTGTGAATTAACGAACAAAGTGGATGTTAACTAttgtaaattacataaaaaaaaattaaacaagttttAAATTATCCACAGACACTAAAATTATGTCTAGCCTAAggctaattaatatataataaatggaaatataaattagtaaaaaacaAATCgcagcattatttttttttagaaatatatataaaagggaACATGCTCTCTAATACTTTTCTGGCGATTGATGTTATTCTAGTAGAGCTGTTTTCATACTcaagcaacaaagttgctaagagagtattatagttttgttcacataacggttgtttgtaagttataaaactaaacgagttagatatagggttatgtatatcaaaatgatcaggagttgaaatccggatgtctatctgtccgtccgtccatctgtacgtgcaacggataacttaagtaaaaactaagatatcttgatgaaacttgatacACATGTTTCTTTGGACCGTAAGAGGgttgcgaaatcggaccattgccattgaaatccgaaaacctataaatctctcatatatcttaatttaattcagagggaatgtttttcttctaatagtgtgtctctgtatcaaaaaatggttaaaatctggccataacttcccctagctccaatatacctaatgaaaggcttttcaaaaatacggtggtatatcggttaatatgtgagatctcttaggaaaattaagtgagcgtgtaTAATGTACAATAGtgtgtggtgaaaatgagtgaaatcggttcaggaattacttcagccctcatatactatatatgatgattttcgttattcccttggactttatgccgaatacgagtatatgggtcaaattgtgtgttatcttaataaaattacatcaataaatagcgagagtgtaaaatgttcggttgcacccgaacttagcctttcctaatATGTTGTTATAACTGCTGAAGGGCGACGATTATtttttaaggttaaggttaaagCAATTATTAAACGTTTGCAAATGTATGCCAAATATCCAAAATCAAAaccttttttaaattcaattataatataaaaatgtattttttccggttttttatttttatttttcattaaattaatgtGAAATATGAGGCCgtctcaaaaaaatatttaaacccaaaaacaaacatatctttttgaaaatgtctCGTGTGTATAAGataagatatatcatttaaACGTATCAGTTCAAAGTATCCAATGTATTTGTCATCCAGTTCGGCTCAGCCGCTGCGATCTTTTCAATAATAGAGTTGACTTGATAGCATAACGATTGGATTTGGCGATCCCATTGTGGCAACACCTCACGACTCTCAAAATGCACAAGACCGGATATTTGATCTATATGCCCGTTCATACGCTCCTCGGTAATCATTTGCGAAGCAATGTTTTCAGCCTTTGCAGCTGGTATATCAAGTAATGCGCCCAGTTCCtcaaatgttatattattatagagTTTACTAGCAGAAAGCAAATTGTGCTCAAATACAGCACGATCCAGTATAGATGAGCCGTCAACGGTTATAGCTTTTTGATGCGGTTGCAGCAACGCTTCGAATTCTTTTAATTCCGAACGTCGAATTATGCGATCTAAATACATTTTCTCAAGTATAGAATAGGCTGGTAGCTGTTGACAACGTTCGTCTTTGAAAAGTGTTGCCAACATGCGTGAGCGTTGCTGTCCTGCAGAAGCTAATACAGTGCAAATTAAAGCACTTCTTAACGCATCCATGCGATCACTTTCGCTCATCGTTTTGCGATAGGACAGTTCGTTATAGCGTTGTGCAGCCTCAATGAATTTTCGACGATAGTCCAAGACATGAGCGTAGCATTTTTTGTAAAGCACCTACAAAAGAATTCCGTTTTTAATTAGTATGTttctgtatttaaaataaaattaattattcaccTGTAACTCTTCATCAGTCGTCTCAGTTTGCAACAAGGATGCAcgatttatataaaactcagcTTGGGCAGAATCATCGTCCTTTAAGTAGAGACtagcaatttttaaatatgttttgagCTTATAACCGACTGGGTACTGCTTTTGGCCAGTCTCTAGTGGTATGCCAACCAGCACATTAGCAGCATCACGCCAAAGTTGATTGCGCTCATAAATATCGGCTAAATGTTGCCGTATACCGGCTACTTGCTCTTCAAAGGATATCACACGCGGTTGCACCTTCTCCAGCGTAAAATGTGAGACTTGTCGCGAAATTTCATCAGACAATTTGCACAAAGAGTTGCTAACGTCATTAAGTATTTGCCTTGAAATGACCAAGCTGACATGCTCATTGACTATGGCTTCCA belongs to Zeugodacus cucurbitae isolate PBARC_wt_2022May chromosome 6, idZeuCucr1.2, whole genome shotgun sequence and includes:
- the LOC105217380 gene encoding COP9 signalosome complex subunit 4, whose protein sequence is MSIGTSALRTQLMALANFSGTHKEQADKYRQLLVMVLNNTGSELVDTLKLFVEAIVNEHVSLVISRQILNDVSNSLCKLSDEISRQVSHFTLEKVQPRVISFEEQVAGIRQHLADIYERNQLWRDAANVLVGIPLETGQKQYPVGYKLKTYLKIASLYLKDDDSAQAEFYINRASLLQTETTDEELQVLYKKCYAHVLDYRRKFIEAAQRYNELSYRKTMSESDRMDALRSALICTVLASAGQQRSRMLATLFKDERCQQLPAYSILEKMYLDRIIRRSELKEFEALLQPHQKAITVDGSSILDRAVFEHNLLSASKLYNNITFEELGALLDIPAAKAENIASQMITEERMNGHIDQISGLVHFESREVLPQWDRQIQSLCYQVNSIIEKIAAAEPNWMTNTLDTLN